From one Anoplolepis gracilipes chromosome 8, ASM4749672v1, whole genome shotgun sequence genomic stretch:
- the Mv gene encoding lysosomal-trafficking regulator isoform X1: MIGLLRNLGISDDQVTWLKDARQKQHEDTLCAWLSFDEVTIYEEDARLKTEDLEEEDEKERDEQRGPGMSKVSVNKLQILWDHFIHAEPQSYEKSSWLDIFLAEFLAQIKEGKDIKDVLSFCSVGDGGVSTLVACELLSDVHELCGKRNNGSELVSLRKYLVQDRGWRYLTVLHLLGVRGLSCGRELVTLLVALYPVAFQQGAVDLRKTSLSTTSQKSDGETVVVGSSTRNQYVKFHCNDDIIDTVDIVLHAKRKTTKGFSHESDAPPRRRSACRRSIADAAKSQQSNPKQMKSSSILKSRRNTPENATSSESELLTDGIDPARSLTLKIRLNPMDFEYFTSIVRSDEEQKWQAELYELPPRPVRKTPRDYVDERIQDVLNAEISNFEISLLIIQLLQGLRDYDTPAEQTPAVQVLKFALDTLWSLQFGIDGNNLTGTECVTLKAAAARLMLTALERALRADEPTTAVIHNGLLPMTLRLLEDACSKPVNVLEPEEGSLLQEFIFATIYGIVTFLYCLLHQRSGNVDKLSDFLELFRLFIESQDGKLVERTIFAIVDLPSIDATKSIVRAKKIIDMIGALTSGLKRVRRDLSHAMQCHRTKHRSCIDNIQSYHHSNVLGVPYSQSIVDVADKQMCCISSLFATLMSLLKKSHLFASELQVRLIKITTAAGTCCCFPPEILISSMVAFLKNREFSTYAPAVAFLECIFFKELGAFPVTDACNTCVRPANYSWNFLEMYVDLLCPSDPKLCYIVMAHLLQVTSGSRFHVREQLLFRVFYPAFLRAKECYAIDNSNVTAKFLLQSCMSVMSCLIVNVHMCEKFMVINGLREILPLMANVAFTRSVYALLEVTVIIEIWKMREKLDNLESIEMSFATKSLFESLDKETNELLNCLRCFEKPRLEENMNQRDENRDTFDRRSDNQKVDLSLVKTDETAIKSLDNTKTLPQLPENDDTHHEQLENKTDTVVISNSFKKFYTLIEQVIEVCDDTDVSFEKFNLYQASIAWRAAAGVALCSPKFRIELSAHPVSRKSLRLFRLLTIGLATDSIEDTGKSAHKLFEALITCCLISPLYDCDIIMELRKSLMNTGMKLGRGVAVIVDAILKVSMLKPAQENSIPQQPRPRLPTLSLENPPDYSAEDSSTGEYVTADDGYEADVEIPEKSSNNNISKKSSPLGLVVEPRGHANAHPALCSLAIDLLIHFSKHFFCRGLDLERSSITTSGLRRIAGTCRESASSCAALAASGTIMRILNGFKNVFINSDPQCRDLQHAALEVFTLLATQSISSTELMEYLSFFKAERPPLLPLLEPLYHLVLVARPQPNFILSFPVHSDIKVSPKTEQHKNLEKAENLVNNFRKKHLAAGICSPWSVHATCLPIGPELAWPVWLHGCSASMWLRVERGMSIGGRATLYNTSPLLDSDNESLSDWGILSDNWNREVVAGSVSPPTPTSIIHLMSIGFESLVLEMWLDLKADKLILRLTRPDDKLNRTISETSINDMLPSGHWHHLTLNFKDTVLNKRSAVIEVTLWVDGWKEINAQLPFDGLLMRKPGTTCILLGQIGSSSIGAWYLGNLMVFRCPVFTKERALYLTSLGPNYTNLADCILNTVKPDFAPLIASGALNDICEVKYEGGKFDSSRRKSYGGTYLRHAVETVVSESKIDWDAVMDATNSHLGELQDNLLLNYEAQNPNIIHLYPQAVANPSVIVRNIFPGQPGFRIVSAPEHRVSQQPPLSISPIVSTRLENQQYRGLIPAAILIGGVPVFLYLFARVVELNSTEKEQALALSTVLHLVRSDSELLNQYRSNGGTLLVLRVLESSRCHAGRHILKAMLDAACDSPIIIRDVGSGNPVSQNCEAVITDPELIKAALTAWRAWAKYDTLNLLLQTLLLLLRDQHSQREFNASQLNRVGVVDTILTLCKEHFMYEINEEVNAVLDTNTGIAIVELMRALMGAPPEFAHLVAITDYLVLVHQASETYVTHSRQNIYFMLPQFTEIKTNLKKSDNASISSNDSISLMENSKLNKALTNEQIQKIRSPKKKDQRTLLIDNTSGGEDSGIAASDGSTPQSNERQSTYVDERRACQGLVCEGLLLLLRDAVRVLPDCQVGSVLKHVLRAELLLVLANDPDHRVRTALIKVIQTYLQRASDEEVNKFIKQKYFMHLGNQIALYPASDSVVIALENLAVRSPTLAAMPMLMAIIAKTFNSDSSIIRPLILFITDVIAKNTNVLKVLLEQGLIESLVQGLIGAAHKNNSMSLRRDIHVLFVTIATKLLELPGSHQIQAVLDLHVILDYMEISEKLRCCTSAIRTVVRDAQVALFDGELDALVTKLSIPSGFRLRSTASYLASTSYFTSVLTTSSEQSDHGSHSSSYGSFHASSSSVLREPGKGELNDRFRIIVTRAVEFITAADTSPSVNELQLTRRLFSILLHGLCNPLEKKNHWSSTWSVRPALRKYTAKIMIWLLEPYQSISTRMYAIRSLMEEPRAREILSCILEVHPQMEQKFTVFFWDLLQKRDEMPSADARVCAELREALRVWNLAKGIEQANLEVWNDELALLRRDFLLDRDICIDNYPAVLRIGKRFDTLAKQLIESAMNVTRSVVEEQNRERKVLMEQLKHMRALEAQAVAKWRDIAKRLTHEWAPWHFSNSYPKSWELDPTEGPARVRIRLQRCHLNIDKRFFLPEHQDNLESSNIEMPLSYLFTSTREDANTTALIERLHTSEKIRKMSQAKVVTPRAELAGEVLIGETCVYFVPDNPDVPLHTDIALGGFDLAVTGGTAWRLEDIRELHKRRYQLQEKAIEIFLITGRTYLLAFNSSKERDEFATELSACNLPRRIPGDDLGEALALWRSGALTNWEYIICLNKLAGRSYNDLMQYPVFPFVLADYVSDKIDLNNPKIYRNFKRPMAVQDKKNEQHYINNYNYLKQTVTEGLNLIALNQGPFHYGSHYSNSGTVLHFLVRLPPFTSMFLCYQDNNFDIPDRTFHALATTWRLTSCDSTTDVKELIPEFYYLPEFLLNFEGFDFGVRQNGNKVGDVELPKWCGGDARLFILAHRAALESDVVREVLPYWIDLVFGFRQTGKPAVEAINVFHPATYYGFDVEQIADPLERQAWETMVRTYGQTPAQLFRAPHPLIQNLGNVTLSNQTPQVIEGVSGIKWGNYVGAPGNKPVLCWKLKHKTPLASLIPLATGDVFGLPNYTTLLLSYTKEKAGSMLSGMSVLGAALVSWSGTDGIVRLKCKKEQPPRPLIKSSGLDPITTLGSTPDCGQLWLGHLSGRITVHTYTIGATGKIEFSLAPATILLAHRSRVTTISLSRAFSIACSGDANGVITIWDLNSLTYVRSIVCDQGYAIHLLCISETLGDVAVTYEIPRSGNNVTVDRSELKIYTINARAVGSILSKNRITSLCYSSAPEGVSVNVIATGLENGIIRLWSSWDLQLVREISNNVRDCCAIIAVVWSLDQHHLYAVMEDSTVLIWEGSKRLSNGTPKFVNLTSF, from the exons ATGATCGGTTTACTAAGAAATCTTGGTATTTCAGATGATCAAGTTACTTGGTTGAAGGATGCACGTCAGAAACAACATGAAGATACCTTGTGCGCGTGGTTGAGTTTCGATGAAGTGACGATTTATGAAGAAGATGCGCGGTTGAAGACCGAAGATCTAGAAGAGGAGGACGAGAAGGAGCGTGACGAACAACGGGGTCCAGGGATGTCTAAAGTGTCGGTCAATAAGTTGCAAATTTTGTGGGACCACTTCATTCACGCTGAACCCCAAAGTTACGAG AAATCATCTTggcttgatatatttttggcggAATTTCTCGCGCAAATTAAGGAAGGCAAGGACATAAAAGATGTTCTATCTTTCtg TTCGGTCGGTGACGGCGGCGTATCGACTCTCGTGGCCTGCGAATTACTTTCGGATGTACACGAGCTGTGTGGGAAGAGGAACAATGGCAGCGAGCTGGTCAGTCTACGAAAGTATTTGGTGCAGGATCGCGGTTGGCGTTATCTCACAGTGCTACATCTATTGGGTGTGCGCGGTTTATCTTGCGGTCGCGAGCTGGTCACGTTGTTGGTCGCTCTCTATCCAGTTGCGTTTCAACAGGGGGCTGTCGATTTAAGAAAAACTAGCTTGTCGACTACATCGCAAAAGTCCGATGGTGAAACTGTCGTTGTTGGATCGTCAACACGCAATCAGTACGTGAAATTTCATTGTAACGATGATATCATTGACACAGTAGACATCGTTCTGCATGCGAAACGCAAGACGACGAAAGGTTTCTCTCACGAGAGCGATGCACCTCCACGTAGAAGGTCTGCTTGCAGACGATCCATCGCTGACGCTGCAAAGTCTCAACAATCCAATCCCAAGCAGATGAAATCGTCATCGATTCTAAAATCTCGACGCAATACACCCGAGAACGCGACAAGTAGCGAGTCTGAACTATTAACAGACGGCATCGATCCAGCGCGTTCCCTCACTCTGAAGATTCGTTTGAATCCGATggattttgaatattttacgtcAATTGTCAGAAGTGACGAGGAACAGAAATGGCAGGCCGAATTATATGAGCTGCCACCTCGTCCTGTGAGAAAAACACCGCGTGATTATGTCGACGAGAGAATCCAAGATGTACTGAATGCAGAGATCAGTAACTTTGAAATTAGTTTGCTCATCATACAGCTGTTACAGGGTTTACGTGACTATGACACGCCCGCCGAGCAAACACCAGCTGTGCAGGTTTTGAAGTTTGCTCTAGACACGTTGTGGTCGCTACAATTTGGCATAGACGGCAATAATTTGACTGGTACAGAATGCGTCACTTTGAAAGCAGCGGCCGCCAGGTTGATGTTAACGGCTCTGGAACGCGCTTTGAGAGCTGACGAACCTACCACAGCGGTGATTCACAATGGCCTGCTACCGATGACTTTGAGATTGCTCGAAGATGCTTGCAGTAAACCGGTAAACGTATTGGAGCCAGAGGAAGGTTCGCTATTGCAGGAATTTATTTTCGCCACCATCTACGGGATTGTTACTTTTCTTTATTGCCTGTTACATCAGCGCAGCGGCAACGTCGATAAGCTATCGGATTTCCTCGAATTGTTCCGTCTTTTCATTGAGAGCCAGGATGGTAAACTCGTCGAGAGAACGATATTCGCGATCGTCGATCTGCCCAGTATTGATGCAACGAAATCGATAGTACGCGCTAAGAAAATAATCGACATGATAGGTGCGTTGACCAGTGGATTGAAGCGTGTTCGTCGCGATCTTTCACACGCTATGCAATGCCACAGGACCAAGCACAGATCCTGCATCGACAACATTCAAAGTTATCATCATTCGAACGTACTCGGAGTACCATATTCCCAATCGATCGTTGATGTCGCTGATAAACAGATGTGTTGCATTTCCTCACTATTCGCGACCCTCATGAGTTTATTGAAGAAGTCTCATCTGTTTGCGAGCGAACTGCAAGTGAGACTGATTAAGATCACCACCGCTGCGGGTACATGCTGTTGTTTCCCACCCGAGATACTCATTTCGAGTATGGTTGCATTTCTAAAAAACCGCGAATTTTCGACATATGCGCCTGCTGTAGCATTTCTcgaatgtattttctttaaagagCTTGGCGCTTTTCCAGTAACAGACGCATGCAACACCTGTGTTAGGCCGGCAAATTATTCGTGGAATTTTCTGGAGATGTACGTCGATTTACTGTGTCCTAGCGATCCGAAACTTTGTTACATCGTCATGGCGCATCTGCTGCAAGTTACATCTGGTTCCCGATTTCACGTAAGGGAACAGCTTCTTTTTCGAGTCTTCTATCCAGCTTTTCTACGTGCTAAAGAATGTTACGCAATCGATAACAGCAACGTAACAGCGAAGTTTCTCTTGCAGTCCTGCATGTCCGTTATGTCGTGTTTAATCGTGAACGTGCACATGTGCGAGAAATTTATGGTGATAAATGGATTGCGCGAGATATTGCCCTTGATGGCAAATGTGGCGTTCACTAGAAGCGTTTATGCCCTTTTGGAGGTCACTGTAATTATAGAGATTTGGAAGATGCGTGAGAAATTGGACAATTTAGAAAGCATCGAGATGTCGTTCGCGACTAAGTCTCTTTTTGAATCTCTCGATAAAGAGACGAACGAATTATTGAATTGTTTACGATGTTTCGAGAAACCGAGACTGGAAGAAAATATGAATCAGCGAGACGAGAACAGAGATACATTTGACAGGCGTTCTGACAATCAGAAAGTTGACCTATCTCTTGTAAAAACCGATGAGACAGCAATTAAAAGTCTCGATAATACAAAAACATTACCGCAACTACCTGAAAATGACGATACTCACCATGAACAATTAGAGAATAAGACTGATACTGTAGTAATTTCGAATTCATTTAAGAAGTTTTATACTCTTATAGAGCAAGTTATTGAAGTGTGCGACGACACGGACGTGTCGTTCgagaaattcaatttatatcaaGCTAGCATAGCATGGAGAGCTGCTGCAGGTGTAGCCTTGTGCAGCCCGAAATTTCGCATCGAATTATCCGCGCATCCAGTATCCAGAAAATCGCTGCGTTTATTCAGGCTGTTAACTATAGGCCTTGCCACGGATAGTATTGAAG ATACTGGCAAATCGGCACATAAACTCTTCGAGGCCCTGATTACGTGTTGTTTAATATCTCCGTTGT ATGATTGTGACATAATCATGGAACTAAGAAAATCATTAATGAATACCGGAATGAAACTCGGTCGTGGAGTAGCTGTGATAGTGGATGCGATATTGAAAGTATCTATGCTGAAGCCGGCGCAAGAAAATAGCATACCTCAACAACCGCGTCCTAGA ttaCCAACTTTGTCGTTAGAGAATCCACCGGATTACAGCGCCGAAGATAGCAGTACCGGTGAATACGTAACCGCTGATGATGGATACGAAGCGGATGTCGAAATACCTGAAAAGAGTTCCAACAACAATATCTCCAAGAAAAGCAGTCCTCTTGGACTTGTGGTAGAGCCGAGAGGTCATGCTAATGCTCATCCTGCTTTATGTTCGTTGGCCATAGATCTTTTAATTCACTTCAGCAAACA CTTTTTTTGTAGAGGTTTAGATTTAGAAAGAAGTTCGATAACAACTAGTGGATTACGAAGAATCGCTGGCACGTGTCGAGAAAGCGCCTCAAGTTGTGCCGCTCTCGCGGCTTCAGGAACTATTATGAGGATATTAAATggctttaaaaatgtattcattAACAGTGATCCACAATGTCGAG atttgcAACACGCGGCGTTGGAAGTTTTTACATTGTTGGCGACGCAATCAATCTCATCGACGGAGCTAATGGAATATCtgtctttttttaaagcaGAAAGACCACCGTTGTTACCGTTGCTGGAGCCGTTGTATCATTTGGTACTGGTGGCACGACCTCAacctaattttattttgtcgttCCCCGTGCATTCTGATATAAAAGTATCGCCGAAGACAGAGCAACATAAAAATCTGGAGAAGGCTGAGAACCTTGTGAACAATTTCAGAAAGAAACATCTCGCGGCAGGAATTTGTAGTCCGTGGTCCGTACATGCGACATGTTTACCTATCGGTCCGGAACTCGCCTGGCCAGTATGGTTGCACGGTTGTTCTGCTTCTATGTGGCTAAGAGTAGAAAGAGGAATGTCTATCGGTGGTCGTGCGACACTCTATAACACTTCACCGTTGCTTGACTCAGATAACGAGAGTTTATCCGATTGGGGTATTCTTTCTGACAATTGGAATCGAGAAG TTGTAGCAGGTTCTGTGTCGCCACCCACACCAACGTCAATAATACATTTGATGTCTATTGGCTTTGAATCGTTGGTTTTAGAAATGTGGCTTGATCTAAAAGcag ataaattaattttacgactCACTCGTCCGGACGATAAGCTGAACCGAACGATCTCCGAAACTTCCATAAACGATATGCTTCCCTCAGGACATTGGCATCACTTgacgttaaattttaaagataccgTCTTGAATAAACGGAGTGCTGTAATTGAAGTTACGCTTTGGGTAGACGGTTGGAAAGAAATCAATGCTCAATTACCGTTTGACGGTTTATTGATGAGAAAACCGGGTActacatgtattttattaggTCAAATCGGGTCGAGCAGTATTGGCGCATGGTATCTCGGAAATTTAATGGTTTTTAg GTGTCCAGTATTCACGAAAGAACGTGCGTTATATTTAACAAGTCTCGGACCAAATTACACCAACTTGGCGGATTGTATCTTAAACACTGTGAAGCCTGATTTTGCGCCTCTTATTGCGTCTGGTGCGCTGAATGATATTTGCGAAGTAAAATACG AAGGTGGTAAATTCGATTCAAGCCGACGAAAATCTTATGGTGGTACTTATTTGAGACATGCCGTCGAGACAGTGGTGTCAGAATCGAAAATTGACTGGGACGCCGTTATGGATGCGACAAACTCGCATCTTGGCGAGTTGCAAGACAATTTGCTTCTTAATTACGAGGCTCAAAATCCAAATATCATACATCTGTATCCTCAAGCCGTCGCTAATCCTTCTG ttattgtgagaaatatatttccgGGCCAACCAGGTTTTAGAATCGTTTCAGCACCAGAACACAGGGTGTCGCAGCAACCGCCTTTATCGATCTCTCCGATTGTATCTACTCGTTTAGAAAATCAACAATATCGTGGACTTATACCTGCAGCGATTTTAATAGGTGGTGTAccagtatttttatatctttttgcgAGG GTGGTCGAACTAAACTCTACCGAAAAGGAACAAGCTCTGGCTCTCTCCACAGTCCTGCATCTTGTTCGTAGTGATTCAGAACTCTTAAATCAATACCGATCGAATGGCGGGACATTACTGGTTCTTCGCGTTCTAGAGTCGTCTCGGTGCCACGCAGGTAGACATATTCTGAAGGCGATGCTGGATGCAGCGTGCGACAGCCCGATCATCATCAGAGATGTCGGCAGTGGTAATCCAGTTTCTCAGAATTGCGAGGCTGTTATCACGGATCCAGAATTGATCAAAGCCGCACTTACTGCATGGAGAGCATGGGCGAAATACGATACCTTAAATTTGCTGCTGCAAACATTGCTACTTTTACTGCGAGATCAACATTCACAGCGTGAATTCAATGCGTCTCAATTAAACAGGGTTGGAGTTGTGGATACGATCCTTACTTTGTGTaag GAACACTTCATGTACGAAATAAACGAAGAAGTAAATGCTGTATTGGATACGAATACTGGAATCGCCATTGTGGAACTGATGCGCGCCTTGATGGGTGCACCACCGGAGTTTGCTCATTTAGTCGCCATCACTGATTATTTGGTTCTCGTTCATCAAGCTTCGGAGACCTATGTTACTCACTCACgacaaaatatctattttatgttGCCGCAATTCACGgagataaaaacaaatttgaaaaaaagcgATAACGCTTCTATTTCTTCTAATGATTCGATAAGCTTGATGGAAAACAGTAAACTGAACAAGGCATTAACGAATGAACAG ATTCAAAAGATTCGAAGtcccaaaaaaaaagatcaaagaACACTGTTGATAGATAATACTAGCGGTGGAGAAGACTCTGGAATTGCAGCTAGTGATGGATCTACTCCACAGAGCaat GAGAGACAATCAACATATGTAGATGAAAGAAGAGCTTGTCAAGGCTTAGTCTGCGAAGGATTACTGTTGCTATTGAGAGATGCTGTAAGAGTGTTACCAGACTGCCAAGTTGGATCAGTGCTAAAGCATGTTTTAAGAGCTGAACTGTTGTTGGTTTTAGCCAATGATCCCGATCACCGCGTACGCACAGCATTGATCAag GTGATACAAACCTATCTACAACGTGCTAGTGATGAGGAAGTTAACaagtttataaaacaaaaatatttcatgcatCTAGGAAATCAAATAGCTTTATATCCTGCGAGTGATTCGGTAGTTATTGCTTTAGAGAATTTAGCTGTACGAAGTCCGACTTTAGCAGCAATGCCAATGTTAATGGCGATAATTGCAAAGACTTTCAATTCTGATTCAAGTATAATCAGGCcgttgatattatttataactgatGTAATAGCAAAg AATACGAATGTACTGAAAGTACTCTTAGAGCAAGGCTTAATCGAATCATTGGTGCAAGGTTTGATCGGGGCTGCACATAAAAATAACTCTATGTCCCTTCGTCGAGACATTCATGTGTTGTTCGTGACAATCGCGACTAAGCTTTTAGAATTACCCGGCAGTCATCAGATACAAGCGGTATTGGATCTACATGTGATACTTGATTACATGGAAATATCGGAGAAGCTACGATGCTGTACGAGTGCGATTCGCACAGTCGTGAGAGACGCACAAGTCGCATTGTTCGATGGAGAGTTGGACGCACTCGTGACAAAGTTGTCGATTCCCTCAGGATTCCGTTTACGTAGCACGGCTTCTTATTTGGCTTCGACATCTTATTTCACTTCAG TTCTTACGACGTCTAGCGAGCAGAGTGATCATGGATCCCATTCTTCCAGCTACGGTAGCTTCCATGCGAGTTCGTCCTCGGTGCTGCGAGAACCCGGTAAAGGAGAATTGAACGATCGTTTCCGTATCATCGTGACACGTGCAGTTGAATTTATAACAGCGGCCGATACATCACCATCCGTCAACGAATTGCAGCTAACGAGGAGATTATTTTCCATTCTTTTGCACGGTTTATGCAACCCGCTGGAGAAGAAAAATCATTGGAGCAGTACATGGTCCGTTAGACCAGCGTTAAGAAAATATACGGCTAAGATTATGATATGGCTGCTGGAGCCATATCAGAGTATCAGTACGAGAATGTACGCCATTAGATCTCTAATGGAAGAACCAAGAGCTCGTGAAATCCTATCGTGCATTTTGGAAGTTCATCCACAG ATGGAACAAAAGTTTACCGTATTTTTTTGGGACTTATTGCAAAAACGGGACGAGATGCCCAGTGCCGATGCTAGAGTGTGCGCAGAACTGAGAGAAGCTCTGCGAGTGTGGAATCTCGCGAAAGGGATAGAACAAGCCAATCTGGAAGTGTGGAACGATGAATTAGCTTTGTTACGTCGAGATTTTCTTCTGGATCGAGATATTTGTATCGACAATTATCCTGCAGTTTTAAG aaTTGGCAAGAGATTTGATACGTTGGCGAAGCAGTTAATCGAAAGTGCTATGAATGTAACGCGTTCGGTTGTGGAAGAACAAAACCGTGAGCGCAAGGTATTGATGGAACAGTTAAAACACATGCGAGCATTAGAGGCTCAGGCGGTGGCTAAGTGGAGAGATATAGCCAAGCGATTAACACATGAATGGGCGCCATGGCACTTTTCGAATAGCTATCCGAAAAGTTGGGAATTGGATCCGACTGAAGGCCCCGCGAGAGTCAGAATTCGGCTTCAAAGATGTCATTTGAATATTGATAAAAGGTTCTTCTTGCCTGAGCATCAAGATAATTTAG aatcttCCAATATCGAAATGCCGTTGTCCTATTTATTTACGAGTACTCGTGAAGATGCGAACACTACGGCTTTGATCGAACGATTACACACGAGTGAAAAAATACGTAAGATGTCTCAAGCGAAAGTTGTTACACCTAGGGCCGAATTAGCAGGAGAAGTTCTCATTGGTGAAACATGTGTGTATTTCGTTCCAGATAATCCTGATGTGCCATTACATACGGAC ATAGCATTGGGTGGTTTCGATTTGGCTGTAACTGGTGGTACTGCTTGGCGTCTCGAAGATATTCGCGAATTACACAAAAGAAGATATCAGTTGCAAGAGAAAGCCATCGAGATCTTTCTCATTACCGGCAGAACGTACTTGTTAGCGTTCAACTCATCTAAGGAAAGGGACGAATTTGCGACCGAGTTATCCGCTTGCAATTTGCCCAGGCGAATCCCCGGTGATGATTTGGGAGAGGCTCTAGCCTTGTGGAGAAGCGGCGCGCTCACTAATtgggaatatattatttgcttaAACAAACTAGCGGGCCGTTCGTATAATGATTTAATGCAGTATCCCGTATTTCCGTTTGTTTTGGCGGATTACGTCAGCGACAAGATAGACTTGAACAATCCGAAAATTTATCG aaatttcAAACGACCGATGGCTGTGcaagataaaaagaatgaaCAACactacataaataattataat TACTTGAAGCAAACTGTAACAGAAGGATTAAATTTGATTGCCTTAAATCAAGGACCATTTCATTACGGATCTCATTACAGTAATTCTGGAACGGTATTACACTTTTTGGTACGGCTTCCACCGTTCACTAGTATGTTCCTATGTTATCAAG ataataattttgatattcctGATCGAACATTCCATGCGTTAGCTACCACATGGAGATTAACTAGTTGCGATTCCACAACGGATGTGAAAGAATTGATACCAGAATTCTACTATTTacctgaatttttattaaatttcgaaG GATTCGATTTTGGTGTTCGACAAAATGGTAACAAAGTTGGAGACGTTGAATTGCCAAAATGGTGCGGCGGTGACGCGCGTCTTTTTATATTGGCGCATAGAGCCGCGTTGGAATCGGACGTTGTGAGAGAAGTATTACCGTATTGGATTGATCTAGTTTTTGGATTCAGACAGACAGGAAAACCGGCGGTAGAGGCCATAAATGTATTTCATCCTGCT ACTTATTATGGATTCGATGTGGAACAAATAGCCGATCCCTTAGAACGTCAAGCCTGGGAAACGATGGTACGAACTTATGGTCAAACGCCTGCACAATTATTTAGAGCTCCTCATCCATTGATTCAAAATCTTGGCAATGTAACGCTCTCTAATCAGACACCCCAGGTTATCGAAGGAGTCAGtg GTATAAAATGGGGAAATTATGTAGGCGCACCTGGAAATAAACCTGTATTATGTTGGAagttaaaacataaaactcCATTAGCTTCTCTAATTCCTCTCGCAACTGGTGACGTTTTTGGCTTACCTAATTACACGACGCTTCTACTGAGTTATACTAAAGAGAAag CTGGTAGTATGTTAAGCGGCATGTCTGTCTTAGGTGCTGCATTAGTGTCATGGAGTGGAACAGATGGAATCGTtagattaaaatgtaaaaaggaaCAACCACCAAGGcctttaattaaatcatcaGGCCTCGACCCA ATCACGACATTGGGCTCTACTCCAGATTGTGGACAACTCTGGCTCGGACATTTATCAGGCAGAATTACAGTGCATACGTATACTATCGGAGCTACAGGCAAAATCGAATTCAGTTTAGCACCTGCAACAATACTTTTAGCACATAGAAGTCGGGTGACAACAATATCTTTGTCACGTGCGTTTAGTATTGCTTGTTCCGGTGATGCTAATGGAGTCATTACTATTTGGGATTTAAACAG TTTAACATATGTGAGGTCAATAGTCTGCGATCAAGGTTACGCTATACATCTTTTATGTATCAGTGAAACACTTGGTGATGTAGCAGTTACTTATGAGATTCCTAGGTCAGGGAACAACGTAACCGTCGATCGATCcgaattgaaaatttacacCATAAATGCAAGGGCTGTAGGCTCTATTTTATCCAAAAATCGTATAACATCGCTTTGTTATAGCAGTGCGCCAGAAGGTGTTTCTGTCAATGTTATTGCAACTGGTTTAGAGAATGGAATAATAAG ATTATGGAGCAGTTGGGATCTGCAGCTAGTCAGAgaaatttcgaataatgtgAGAGACTGTTGTGCAATAATTGCTGTGGTATGGTCCTTAGATCAACACCACTTATATGCAGTGATGGAAGACTCCACTGTTCTAATTTGGGAGGGATCTAAACGTCTCAGTAATGGTACTCCAAAATTCGTCAACTTAACGTCATTCTGA